From Phycodurus eques isolate BA_2022a chromosome 20, UOR_Pequ_1.1, whole genome shotgun sequence, a single genomic window includes:
- the LOC133395468 gene encoding zinc finger protein 112-like isoform X2 has translation MPSREQPWPPARDGPADTDAGESHRCRVCGKPFDGKGFLMKQVDKHAEDGEPACGLCGEGRGSGDAPRHRLQTHRDSGRTCDTCGKKFPSIRAQETHRRLHKGEKPFWCHVCGKRFKRKGNMKAHARMQHNPRTQKPQTPQSTTGTDDHSPMATTGAYQDQADSSKGCAQGDRSQQQDDHQDADLSGRGLEDRLQERSPDHDQDQVQNGVEENFQDCLQDHVQDHIQDGIEDAIRARTPKCVGTFLDADRSRRSLRDCFEFHLRDRLQEHIQDDVEDRVRESVEAPVQDGVRDRGPKRVRTFRDETVPASTPPALLCKECGKYFPRKSSLDRHERLHAGDRPFICEFCGKTFAEKAVLKRHLKRHTGGRPRVHGCDVCGKKFTVSQHLQVHKRIHTGEKPYACRVCGKRFRQAGNLDAHAKIHTGEKAFICSLCGKSFRQKISLETHERFHRKDKVFGCHACDKSFVQKVDLKRHMLTHSGEKPHACRMCDKRYQEKRSLEAHMRVHAVVTDSSCRS, from the exons ATGCCGTCACGTGAGCAACCCTGGCCCCCCGCCCGGGACGGGCCAGCGGACACCGATGCGGGCGAGTCGCACCGCTGCCGAGTGTGCGGGAAGCCATTTGACGGAAAAGGTTTTCTGATGAAGCAAGTGGACAAACACGCCGAGGACGGGGAGCCCGCGTGCGGCCTGTGCGGCGAGGGCCGGGGCTCCGGCGACGCCCCGCGGCACCGCCTGCAGACGCACCGCGACAGCGGCAGGACGTGCGACACCTGCGGCAAGAAGTTCCCGTCCATCAGAGCGCAAGAAACGCACCGAAGGCTGCACAAGGGCGAAAAACCGTTCTGGTGCCACGTGTGCGGGAAACGATTCAAGCGGAAGGGAAACATGAAGGCGCACGCCAGGATGCAGCACAACCCCCGCACGCAG AAACCTCAGACTCCCCAGAGTACCACCGGCACAGATGACCACAGTCCCATGGCAACAACGGGAGCGTACCAGGACCAGGCCGACAGCAGCAAAGGATGTGCACAAGGAGACCGCTCTCAGCAGCAGGACGACCACCAGGACGCTGACTTGTCTGGTCGCGGCTTGGAGGACCGCCTTCAAGAACGCAGTCCAGATCACGATCAGGATCAGGTTCAAAACGGTGTTGAAGAGAACTTTCAGGACTGCCTTCAAGACCACGTTCAGGATCACATTCAAGACGGCATTGAAGACGCTATTCGGGCCCGCACGCCGAAGTGCGTCGGCACCTTCCTGGACGCTGACCGGTCAAGACGCAGCTTGCGGGACTGCTTTGAGTTCCACCTTCGAGACCGCCTTCAGGAGCACATTCAGGACGATGTTGAAGACCGTGTCCGGGAAAGTGTTGAAGCGCCCGTCCAGGACGGCGTTCGGGACCGCGGGCCGAAGCGCGTCCGCACCTTCCGTGACGAGACGGTCCCCGCGAGTACGCCGCCGGCTTTGTTGTGCAAAGAGTGCGGCAAATACTTTCCTCGTAAGAGTTCTCTGGATCGCCACGAGAGGCTGCACGCGGGCGACAGGCCGTTCATCTGCGAGTTCTGCGGAAAGACCTTCGCAGAGAAGGCGGTGCTGAAGCGGCACCTGAAGCGGCACACGGGCGGCAGGCCGCGCGTCCACGGCTGTGACGTGTGCGGCAAGAAGTTCACCGTGAGCCAACACCTGCAAGTGCACAAGAGGatccacacgggcgagaagccgTACGCCTGTCGGGTGTGTGGCAAGAGATTCCGGCAGGCGGGTAACCTGGACGCGCACGCCAAAATCCACACGGGGGAGAAGGCCTTCATCTGCAGCCTGTGCGGCAAGAGCTTCCGCCAGAAGATCTCGCTGGAGACGCACGAGCGCTTCCACAGGAAGGACAAGGTCTTCGGATGCCACGCCTGCGACAAGAGCTTTGTGCAGAAGGTGGACCTCAAGAGGCACATGCTAACGCACTCGGGCGAGAAGCCGCACGCTTGCCGGATGTGCGACAAACGCTACCAGGAGAAGCGCTCACTGGAGGCGCACATGAGGGTGCACGCCGTCGTGACCGACAGCTCCTGCCGCTCCTGA
- the LOC133395468 gene encoding zinc finger protein 70-like isoform X1: MLHLLPSRSRWTAVKLRGNPENTLSRDEGQPGSWCVYFPSRFVCKMAAKEKEERLRPRLGGGRERSLRAAVERQLLAAAERVVRLLEERPSPAGRHFRRMVMDAIAAAVERIFSEYEASGEAEPAMPSREQPWPPARDGPADTDAGESHRCRVCGKPFDGKGFLMKQVDKHAEDGEPACGLCGEGRGSGDAPRHRLQTHRDSGRTCDTCGKKFPSIRAQETHRRLHKGEKPFWCHVCGKRFKRKGNMKAHARMQHNPRTQKPQTPQSTTGTDDHSPMATTGAYQDQADSSKGCAQGDRSQQQDDHQDADLSGRGLEDRLQERSPDHDQDQVQNGVEENFQDCLQDHVQDHIQDGIEDAIRARTPKCVGTFLDADRSRRSLRDCFEFHLRDRLQEHIQDDVEDRVRESVEAPVQDGVRDRGPKRVRTFRDETVPASTPPALLCKECGKYFPRKSSLDRHERLHAGDRPFICEFCGKTFAEKAVLKRHLKRHTGGRPRVHGCDVCGKKFTVSQHLQVHKRIHTGEKPYACRVCGKRFRQAGNLDAHAKIHTGEKAFICSLCGKSFRQKISLETHERFHRKDKVFGCHACDKSFVQKVDLKRHMLTHSGEKPHACRMCDKRYQEKRSLEAHMRVHAVVTDSSCRS; encoded by the exons ATGCTACACCTCCTCCCTTCACGCAGCAGATGGACCGCTGTCAAACTTCGTGGGAATCCTGAAAATACGCTGTCACGTGACGAGGGGCAACCCGGAAGTTGGTGTGTTTACTTTCCGTCGCGCTTTGTCTGCAAAATGGCGGCCAAAGAGAAGGAGGAGAGGCTGCGGCCTCGGCTCGGGGGCGGTCGAGAGAGGAGCCTGAGGGCGGCCGTCGAGCGGCAGCTTTTGGCGGCGGCCGAGCGCGTCGTGCGGCTGCTGGAAGAGCGGCCGAGCCCGGCCGGGCGTCACTTCAGGCGAATGGTCATGGACGCCATCGCCGCCGCCGTCGAGCGTATCTTCAGCGAGTACGAGGCAAGCGGAG AGGCTGAGCCCGCTATGCCGTCACGTGAGCAACCCTGGCCCCCCGCCCGGGACGGGCCAGCGGACACCGATGCGGGCGAGTCGCACCGCTGCCGAGTGTGCGGGAAGCCATTTGACGGAAAAGGTTTTCTGATGAAGCAAGTGGACAAACACGCCGAGGACGGGGAGCCCGCGTGCGGCCTGTGCGGCGAGGGCCGGGGCTCCGGCGACGCCCCGCGGCACCGCCTGCAGACGCACCGCGACAGCGGCAGGACGTGCGACACCTGCGGCAAGAAGTTCCCGTCCATCAGAGCGCAAGAAACGCACCGAAGGCTGCACAAGGGCGAAAAACCGTTCTGGTGCCACGTGTGCGGGAAACGATTCAAGCGGAAGGGAAACATGAAGGCGCACGCCAGGATGCAGCACAACCCCCGCACGCAG AAACCTCAGACTCCCCAGAGTACCACCGGCACAGATGACCACAGTCCCATGGCAACAACGGGAGCGTACCAGGACCAGGCCGACAGCAGCAAAGGATGTGCACAAGGAGACCGCTCTCAGCAGCAGGACGACCACCAGGACGCTGACTTGTCTGGTCGCGGCTTGGAGGACCGCCTTCAAGAACGCAGTCCAGATCACGATCAGGATCAGGTTCAAAACGGTGTTGAAGAGAACTTTCAGGACTGCCTTCAAGACCACGTTCAGGATCACATTCAAGACGGCATTGAAGACGCTATTCGGGCCCGCACGCCGAAGTGCGTCGGCACCTTCCTGGACGCTGACCGGTCAAGACGCAGCTTGCGGGACTGCTTTGAGTTCCACCTTCGAGACCGCCTTCAGGAGCACATTCAGGACGATGTTGAAGACCGTGTCCGGGAAAGTGTTGAAGCGCCCGTCCAGGACGGCGTTCGGGACCGCGGGCCGAAGCGCGTCCGCACCTTCCGTGACGAGACGGTCCCCGCGAGTACGCCGCCGGCTTTGTTGTGCAAAGAGTGCGGCAAATACTTTCCTCGTAAGAGTTCTCTGGATCGCCACGAGAGGCTGCACGCGGGCGACAGGCCGTTCATCTGCGAGTTCTGCGGAAAGACCTTCGCAGAGAAGGCGGTGCTGAAGCGGCACCTGAAGCGGCACACGGGCGGCAGGCCGCGCGTCCACGGCTGTGACGTGTGCGGCAAGAAGTTCACCGTGAGCCAACACCTGCAAGTGCACAAGAGGatccacacgggcgagaagccgTACGCCTGTCGGGTGTGTGGCAAGAGATTCCGGCAGGCGGGTAACCTGGACGCGCACGCCAAAATCCACACGGGGGAGAAGGCCTTCATCTGCAGCCTGTGCGGCAAGAGCTTCCGCCAGAAGATCTCGCTGGAGACGCACGAGCGCTTCCACAGGAAGGACAAGGTCTTCGGATGCCACGCCTGCGACAAGAGCTTTGTGCAGAAGGTGGACCTCAAGAGGCACATGCTAACGCACTCGGGCGAGAAGCCGCACGCTTGCCGGATGTGCGACAAACGCTACCAGGAGAAGCGCTCACTGGAGGCGCACATGAGGGTGCACGCCGTCGTGACCGACAGCTCCTGCCGCTCCTGA